A section of the Brachyhypopomus gauderio isolate BG-103 chromosome 13, BGAUD_0.2, whole genome shotgun sequence genome encodes:
- the gba1 gene encoding lysosomal acid glucosylceramidase translates to MRPSAVLVLYAILSSLTITAASDDCQARRFGQSSVVCECNATHCDSVGLVRLPAVGHFLTFTSSQAGSRLQQEQRQVQRNSSGSDLRITLVPTQKYQHVKGFGGAMTDAAAMNILSLSAGTQDQLLRQYFSPEGIEYSVVRVPMASCDFSTRLYTYADSANDYGLLNFSLAKEDTGMKIPLLQRAQALSSRPLSLFASAWSAPGWLKTNGALIGKGTLKGKPGGKEYKTWAQYYIRFLEEYKKHNISFWGLTTGNEPTAGELTNYSFQALGFTPETQRDWIAMDLGPALHSSPYAKTRLMILDDQRILLPHWAKVVLSDIHAARYVHGIGVHWYWDHFVPAEITLAATHDLYPEYFLFGTEACSGWSALGRGVRLGSWERAEAYAHDIIEDLNNYVSGWTDWNLALNLEGGPNWVKNFVDSPIIVNRSSDVFYKQPAFYSMAHFSKFLCEGSQRVGVSISRNTALESSAFIRPDGSAVLIVLNRSDVEVSFELWDQLVGFMPATAPPHSILTLLWARS, encoded by the exons ATGAGGCCGTCCGCTGTTCTTGTTCTTTACGCGATTCTTTCTTCACTGACCATCACAG CTGCCAGCGACGACTGTCAGGCGAGGAGGTTCGGCCAGagctcagtagtgtgtgagtgtaatgcgACACACTGCGACTCCGTTGGCCTCGTCCGCCTACCTGCTGTGGGTCACTTCCTGACGTTCACGAGCAGTCAGGCGGGCAGCAGGCTCCAGCAGGAGCAAAGGCAGGTTCAGAGGAACAGCAGCGGTTCAG ATCTCAGGATCACTCTGGTGCCCACTCAGAAGTACCAGCATGTTAAGGGCTTTGGTGGAGCCATGACAGACGCAGCAGCTATGAACATTCTGTCCCTGTCGGCTGGAACTCAGGACCAGCTTCTCAGACAGTACTTTTCcccagagg GTATAGAGTACAGTGTGGTCAGAGTGCCGATGGCTAGCTGTGATTTTTCAACTCGCCTGTACACGTATGCCGACTCGGCCAACGACTACGGCTTGCTCAATTTTAGCCTCGCCAAGGAAGACACGGGCATGAAG ATTCCCCTGCTGCAGCGGGCCCAAGCCCTGTCCTCTCGGCCCCTGTCTCTGTTTGCTTCAGCCTGGAGTGCCCCCGGCTGGTTAAAGACCAATGGTGCACTCATAGGAAAGGGCACACTCAAAGGCAAGCCAGGGGGCAAGGAGTACAAGACCTGGGCACAGTATTATATCAG GTTTCTGGAAGAGTATAAGAAACACAACATTTCATTTTGGGGGTTGACCACTGGCAACGAGCCCACAGCTGGTGAACTGACCAATTACAGTTTTCAGGCTCTGGGCTTCACTCCAGAAACTCAACGTGATTGGATTGCAATGGACCTTGGTCCTGCCCTCCACTCCTCCCCATATGCCAAGACCCGCCTTATGATCCTGGATGACCAGAGAATCCTGCTTCCTCACTGGGCCAAAGTG GTTCTGAGTGATATCCATGCAGCACGCTACGTACATGGCATCGGTGTTCACTGGTACTGGGACCACTTTGTTCCTGCTGAAATCACTTTAGCAGCCACACATGATCTCTACCCCGAGTACTTCCTGTTTGGCACTGAAGCATGCTCCGGTTGGAGTGCGCTCGGCCGTGGAGTTCGGCTGGGAAGCTGGGAAAGAGCAGAGGCCTACGCCCATGACATTATAGAG GACCTAAATAATTATGTGAGTGGGTGGACAGACTGGAACTTGGCACTGAACCTGGAAGGTGGGCCAAACTGGGTGAAGAATTTTGTGGACAGTCCCATCATCGTCAACCGGAGCAGTGACGTTTTCTACAAACAGCCAGCCTTCTACAGCATGGCTCACTTCAG CAAATTCCTCTGTGAGGGGTCTcagagagtgggtgtgtctatTTCTCGAAACACTGCTCTGGAAAGCTCCGCCTTCATCAGACCCGATGGCTCAGCAGTGCTGATTGTTTTGAACAG GTCTGATGTGGAGGTATCGTTTGAGCTGTGGGATCAGCTGGTGGGCTTCATGCCGGCGACTGCTCCACCCCACTCCATCCTCACACTGCTCTGGGCTCGCTCCTGA
- the dap3 gene encoding small ribosomal subunit protein mS29 — MNVILPRVFRRLCLTVSQTQPLHISSNGRQLGKVAEATASDVPSQLAFFRTSESDPMCHGEQHVGQYYTVPSADIRKAFPHGLPPRFQMQIKTFNEACIMVRQPTLELISYLKRADYSKPALRYMLYGEVGCGKTMSLCHALHFCSTQGWLLLHIPDAHLWVKNCKELLPSSSRPARFDQPIQASTWLKNFKSTNEHFLSKIKTTRRYVWTKRESTEEGRPLGELVDQGVSRVKSSSDVVGALLRELRLQAGGATEHAFRLVVAVDGVNALWGKTSLKKEDKSLISPEELTLVHNLRKMLRNDWCGGAVVTTLSQTGSLFKPRSAYMPTELLGEEGFDYMDPFVPVPVSNYSEKEFESCYLYYMDRKWLQHPHSNTEEGKKELLFLSSRNPAALDRLCSFL, encoded by the exons ATG AATGTCATTCTACCAAGAGTTTTTCGACGATTATGTCTAACA GTGTCACAGACACAGCCTCTCCACATCAGCAGCAATGGACGTCAGCTGGGAAAGGTTGCAGAAGCAACAGCTTCAGATGTGCCAAGTCAGCTGGCGTTCTTCAGGACTTCAGAGAGTGACCCA ATGTGCCATGGGGAGCAGCATGTCGGTCAATACTACACGGTCCCCTCTGCAGATATCCGAAAAGCATTCCCCCATGGACTGCCCCCACGCTTCCAAATGCAG ATAAAGACATTTAATGAAGCTTGTATCATGGTGAGGCAGCCAACACTGGAGCTCATCTCTTATCTGAAAAGAGCCGACTATAGCAAACCTGCGCTACGCTACATGCTCT ATGGAGAGGTTGGCTGTGGGAAGACCATGTCTCTGTGCCACGCTCTGCATTTCTGCTCCACTCAGGGCTGGCTTCTGCTCCACATACCTGATG CTCATCTGTGGGTCAAGAACTGTAAGGAACTGCTGCCGTCgtcatcccgcccagctcgctTTGATCAACCAATCCAGGCCTCCACATGGCTTAAGAATTTTAAAAGCACTAATGAGCATTTTCTGTCTAAG ATCAAGACAACGCGGCGTTATGTTTGGACtaagagagagagcacagaagAGGGGCGTCCTCTGGGGGAGCTGGTTGACCAG GGTGTGTCACGTGTAAAGAGCAGCAGCGATGTAGTAGGCGCCTTGTTGAGGGAGCTGAGGCTGCAGGCAGGGGGCGCCACTGAGCACGCTTTCAGGCTGGTTGTGGCTGTGGATGGAGTCAATGCTCTTTGGGGAAAGACTTCTTTGAAGAAGGAGGACAAGAGTCTG ATATCCCCAGAGGAGCTAACGCTTGTTCACAACCTGAGGAAGATGTTGAGGAATGATTGG TGTGGAGGAGCCGTTGTCACAACACTCTCTCAGACAGGGTCTCTGTTCAAACCTCGCTCAGCCTACATGCCCACGGAGCTGCTGGGAGAG gaggGATTTGATTACATGGACCCTTTTGTGCCAGTGCCTGTTTCCAACTATAGTGAAAAGGAGTTTGAGAGCTGTTACCTGTACTACATGGACCGGAAGTGGCTCCAGCATCCACATA GCAACACagaagagggaaagaaagaactATTGTTCCTCAGCAGCAGAAATCCAGCCGCCCTGGATAGATTGTGTTCCTTTCTGTAA